The genomic region tcaggcagcagtgccccactgggtactaggggcagcaaaaatgctgctcttggtcctttaagagtgaatttccaggggagagggggcagcagcaactgctgctggctcaggtggcggaggggcccgGATCGCCCCTGAGAGCCACACCTTTACAGTGAAGAAAAAACCCTTTCTAATTTCAAGGGCTGGCCTCATGTCTTCTGAAAATATCTAAcgaataacatttattttatgggCCCGTTATATTATTTTACAAAGTCATTATAGCTCCCGTTACCTATAAAGAGAGAGATACATTAACACAATATAAAAGGTTTTGGAACCATGTCTTaggttccctttaaagaaaaatggaaatattaaatactGTTGACAGCAATTTTTTAGACACCCCCTAGTGATTATAAACACTGACCTCAGACCACGGCCTGATGCTCCTCTTTGCTAAACACTACAACCACCCTTTGGTACTCATCTTCTCCAATGGCTATCCCTGCTGCTACCCTGGATGTGTGCAGTTGGAACTTACACAATTAGCTCGCCAAACGACCGGATCTTACCCAgtatgcccactaatggcaggGCGATAACGGGGGAATCCGAACAATCGGAATACAATGCTGAGAATCAGGGCCGGATTGTGTGGGTGGGCGCCTCGAGGCCGCGCGGTACTGTTGCGGaataggccggtatttttttgcagaaaaattggcaaccctagtcaggaGCCACCACAAATGGGCAGATATCCGTTCTCTTTAAAGATAGCAAATCTTTGTAAATCTCCATACCCCACTTTATTGGTCTGTGTCTGTTCAGTAAGCAATGCATCCCTCTCAATGCAATGATACATTGATATGGATGCTGCAAGAAGCTtgtttacagtgtcggactggcccaccgggataccaggaaaactcccggtgggcccaggtgtcagtgggccctcatgctgctaaacatttggcctatttcatggtcattccctagttctatgagaataaagaggccaaatagatggaataatatattatagtatataaagaaaagagactaggagaatagaggttgagtgaggagaggtaAAAtagtagtactgagagtgggcccctggtctaaggttttttggtgggcccctaatctaaggcttttgggtgggcccctggtttcccagtccgacactgcttgtttAGATTCTGAAAGTCATTTTCCAAAAAGGATACTCACCTGCATCTTACACATGAAAAAGCTTCTTGGAATGGCTTCTCCAAGatcacatacatgtgacaagacacaacTCCACTAGTACTCGTCCTGAAACCAGTTGCATCATTACTGtatcacaaatacaaaatataatccCTACCTTGCATTAATGCTTTCTGTTTTAAgggccttttgttttttttaaaccattttaaacaATTGTTACAAACAAGTTGTATTTGACTTGAATTGCTTATTGTGCCTCTAACTTTCAACTCTGTTGAGGTATCAGAACCATATTCCTGGAGTTCAGATTACCACATTTTCTAAGTCCTCTTTACAGGAAGAGTAGAAGTAACAAGCTGAGAAGAATGTGTTCTAATCCTGAAAGATCACATCCAAATATAATCTTGCAAGAGGACACCAGCAGGAGGGCTGAAGCTTATTGAAGTATCTTCTGATATAAACATGTGTGAGGCACCAATTCTAACCttagtaaaaaaagaaataaaaaaaaacaaaaaaaacttacctTTTGCAGATACATTCTTCGGCAGACAtaaactgtatactgtatactgtatgttttaagaatatttttggattccacACTACTGCGTGTGTGTTTATGAAAGTAAGATGGCGGTGCTGCGCTGAACTATCTTTTTCCCTAAGCCTgtgactttttttcctttattgacCAATAACCCAGAGAAAAAacgttgttgtttttgtttttaaaattgtgtttttaaaattgtCAAAGCGAAAACCTAATCTGTAACTGACAATAAGTAAGGTACCAGGGTCTCAAGGAAGATATTTTTCACATctattcttatatttatttattttgtatttgttttatttattttcactgtgCAAACCGGGCTGTTTTTGGCTGGTTTAGAGAATTATACCTGTCCTCCCTGCTGGCAGTTGTGACAGAAACCTGACATAAGAGCTGGCTAAATCAGAAAACTGAGCTTAAGGGGTTAATAGGAGTCAGACAAACTTGTTTCTTTCTTTGTGCTGGAGGCCTGCGGAACCATGTGACTGTTAGACAAGTGTCCTGTTGCTGTGGAGACCAGAGGCAAGCTTTTCTTTTTTGGTCTCTGCCGAGCTGGCAGCAGTTTGAGCTTGTCCTGTCTGTTTCCTACATCACAGGTCTGTATGCTTACATTTTACCTTGACTAAAACAGTTCTTTCAtgtgattttattatttcttgacgAATCCCAAAGTTTGTCTTTTAACTGGTATCTTTCCACTCTTTCCCATCTATATAGTAATTCACTAGTCTGGCGGGTAAAATAACGCTTGATACCACTAGATTAAGAAgatatttttatccagaaaaggtggcagccctatccCCATTTAGTAAGTACAGTGCATAGCAggcaaaaaggaaattattatcattattttttgaaaaagctATCAGTATTTTTGGCTGGACTTTTCAATCTAACCACAACTatgttttatactgtattattataaagTCTTCAATTATGCCTCATTTATTTTCAGTAAGTAATTGTGAAGAGCAGCAAAGATCAACACAATCTGCAGTTTGTTCCCACAATAGTGTTTTTTATCCAGACAATTTCAGCATAAGGGCGCTTACACTACATCAGTTTGAATTCCACCTACATTTGATACTACCCTTCGATACAGGAGGCCTCATTTACAATGCAGTTggtcattttttttgcacacagtgTTGGGTATGTGTAGAGTGGCTGTAAGTCTCTTCACTCATTTTTAGAGACCTGGAGCATGACCCATTGATCAAACACTCACTGCATTATTGATCATTCTAGCAAGGGTTAGGCATTTAGGCACTCCACACCCACCCATAACTTCCACACACCATTTacatgatgcacaagttagggaggTCAGGAGGCACAGCCCACATTGGGTCACTCTCCATACCGCCTGTCCTAAGGCAGCAAAGACAGGGCTAAGCTTTGCCTTCTGGTGCTGCTGTGATCCAAGTGCCAGATTTTTGATCCAGCTCTCATTGCAGAGACCAGAAACCCTGGGGACACAAGTACTCTATGAGTGAGCAGTAAGGGGTGATCTCTTCCACCccctagtgctcttgcacttgtgctgCCAggataagtaaatgacccctagtcagtagagatgtcgcgaactgttcgccggcgaacttgttcgcgcgaacatcgggtgttcgcgctcgccggaagttcgcgaacgtcgcgcgacgttcgccattttgggttcgccattgttggcgcttttttttgccctctcaccccagaccagcaggtacatggcagccaatcaggaagctctcccctggaccactccccttccctataaaaaccgaagccctgcagcgttttttcactctgcctgtgtgtgctgaagagatagtgtagggagagagctgctgcctgttagtgatttcagggacagttgaaagtttgctggctagtaatcgttttgatactgctctgttattggagggacagaagtctgcaggggtttgagggacatttaagcttaggtagctttgctggctagtaatctaccttctactgcagtgctctgtatgtagctgcagtgggcagctgtcctgcttctgatctcatctgctgactgctgcaataacagtagtccttgtaaggactgcttttatttatttttttgttgttttactactactactactactactactactataagagcccagtgctattagtctagcagtgttggggagtgggactggtgtgctaatctgctgctcctagtagttcagcagccaaatggcgaaaaatgactattttcagcatttatatggcatattttttctggcaactgtgcttcagtggctgcgtccaaaaaaactgggcaaacaatgcctacaaggtcaacgtatggcagttgtttaaagagaacagtagattactagccagcaaagctacctaagctaaaatgtccctcaaatccctgcagacttctgtccctccaatacagagcagtatcaagcagattactagccagcaaacttactatcatctgtccctgaaatcactaacagctctccccctacactatctcttccaagcacacacaggcagatttttcagatacatttttgcccttgatccccctctggcatgccactgtccaggtcgttgcaccctttaaacaactttaaaatcatttttctggccagaaattttttttttagatgttaaagttcgccttcccattgaagtctatggggttcgcgaaccgttcgcgaaccgctcgcgtttttgcgcaagttcgcgaatatgttcgcgaactttttttccgacgttcgctacatccctactagtcaGTATAAGCTGATGGAAAAGACTGGACCAGTAACGTAACCATATGCTGCAGGGCCCGGGTGCAGGAAGTGCAGCCAGATCCACCCCCGTTTCAAAcctatttttgctgcagtttcgcttGCACTTGAACCACCAGTGGCCCGAGGGAGTGTGGGCCCTAGTGAAGTCACACACCCCTGGTCTGGCACACACACTGGACTGGCTGCGTTAACATATGCGTTCCTTTGTGGTGTAGATGCTTGTGTGTAAGAGCACTTACTGTGGTCTTGTGTAAATAGGGGTCACATGAGGATTCTGCCTTTAGTTGTATGCAGTATGGCAGATGTGAATAAAGAGCACTCACGGGTCCAGTATACAGGGGGATCCAGTGACTTGCAGATATGATGATTCATCAtgcggaaaaacatttttacatcaaAGGCAGTTTGCTAAACGTACCACACCTTTAGTAAACTGGCTCCGATggaaattttttgtttttattgttttcagttgAAGTTTTTGCAAGATCATATTCCACTGAGGAACATTATGTGATATCAGTGTTGGGAGGGCTCTATtaaagtttttatgttttatgaaaACCTGGAAAACTGGAAGAAAATGTAGAGAACAAAAATTGCCATCATTTTCATATTTGACTTTTATGACTCCAGCAGGTGGAGCTACTGTCTTTATGCAGCATGTTTCTATGAGTCTTTCTCCTAATTCATTTACAGCTCACCACATTGTTAGTATTTGTGTCCCTGTACTCCCTGTAGTATTGGGGTTTAGAGATAGACAGAGGCAAGGGTGTACTTATAAATGGAGAAATACCATAGTAGAGAATGGccaagaaaaaggcaagtaatggCATCAGTGAAACTTGCGATTGTTtggaaacagatccgcacacactcaattGAATGCAGTCGGGTAATATACCCCTTTTACTATGCCAAAAGTAATGGCATTGAATTACTGGtagcataataaaaggggtataTTCCCTGACTGCATTCAATttagtgtgtgcggatctgtttccaAACAATTGCTGTTGCTAGGGGACCCGGCCGGGCCTACAaatgaccagcaccaccattgcactGGATGTGGAGTACAGGTGTGTGGCAGAATTCAGAGTTCTCTGCTGTCACCTGAGAaagttaaaaacatcttcaaatggttaaagggacagctgccaggcttttacattaatttgacatgttttagatggagtatttctgacttttagcaacttcggggcataataattctcgaaaaattctagtttttagtaaaaaaaaaacaaatttttatagaaattattaaattattaaaattgagtttaataaataacccccataatctcTGCATACCAGCTCTTTATACATGCAGGTGTTAACTACTCTGTTACTTCACCAAAGTATTATTGGCTTCACTTACTGGTAAAATAGATGGTGCTGTTTTGCCGAAGACAATGAAAAATGTCCTAGGTGACCTAATCTATATGTCAGTACCCATTTATAAAGGAATATCAGAAGAGAAACTAACCCCTCATAAAACATAGGGTAATTTTCTCTTCTTTAacaccatttatttatattaaaatgaatggtATAAAATACCAAATACATATATTGCTAACTTCCGTTGTTACTACTTTATCAATACGATAGATACATTGTAATTGATGACTGGAAATCTGGCAGCCAGTATTGGTTTTAAACAATAGTGCCCACTAGGTCAATGCCTTAGAAACCAATGCTATTTAAACCCAAATTAAACCAAGACTTCGTAACTTTCTTACACCAAGTGCTGCAATGCAAGCTGCTGGGCCTGGGAGGTTCTACCAGCCTGCTACATCTTTCTTTCCTCCTGCATATTCAGAAGCAGATTTGCCAGTTCTGCATTTGCTCCTGAATATCCTTTGCATTGAATCTAAAAATAGCATTGGTACTGCACATATTGTACAATAGGTACATGGTGTTCAAATCACTTCCTTTTGTGCTTGGTGTAAAttctgcatttgtattttttctttatgaaGAACACCCAGCTAACCTACATATTGTACACTTTGAATCAGCTCATATTTTCAATGCTTAATATCTGTTAGACATACTATAACATACCCTAACCAATCCCATAATGCATGCCTAAATCCCAAATGCCTTAGCTTCTACCCTGCCCCACCATGCATCTCAACATTGCAGAGTTCTCTGCTGTCACCTGTAGaaactttgcaaaaaataaatggattCTGTAGAGGGACAGTCCATGTTACTGCACCACTCTAGggtgctgtttcgtcttgtacTACTAAGTGTATACCCGtggaaaagtggccactggataacttgcaccacaagaaagaaaaagccaggaggctgtgctGACTACCTTGTATATACCACTCTAGGGATAAGACCATGGCATTTTAATTAAGACACATTATTAGAAGTCATTGGGCCCTTCAACAAATTCTTAGAACGGATCATTCCGGCCCCCCAAGCAGCTGTTGCATGTGCTATTTATTGTTTTCCACCCAATTCAGTTTCCCTCTCATGTCAGAAGCTTAAAAGTAATTTTAGGAAAGATCTCTCTCACTGAAAGTGTAGTGGCAGAAAAAGCCTATGATTAATGGGTGTTcccaaaacgcgttaggcgttaatTACGCACAATGgatcaataaacatttttttgaggcaGTGTGCTCTACATTTATTCGCATCAGAGTTCTGCATCCATGTAGGCACACTGAATTTTCTACAGTCTGCCTGAATATTTAGTAAGTGGAGAAGGGGTGAGTCTGAGCCGCTTTGCTCAGCTACATAGAAAAATGGTAGAATGCTTGCTTGACCAAGCGCTTGACCAAGCAATACTGTTTCAACCAAAAATCCATTTGGCACACAATAACTGGCTTATATAATGTAAGTtctatattttaacatttaaaacatatttaagccATTgacaaaactgcaaataatattcCTGTTATGTGACATTGTTTCCATTTTTGTTATAGCTGCTCATGATATGCCTTTAGTTAAGGCTCCAAAGAAGGCAGAGCCTATCTGGAAGGAATGGGATGCCAAAGCGCAGAAGGCAGGTTTGAGGCACTCAGTTTACAGTGTAAATGGAGATGAGTACACAGGAGAGTGGCTGAATAATCTCAGACATGGTAAGGCTTACTAAAACTTCtactcttgtttttatttttatgttctcttaaaggggaagtttaaaatagaataaggctagaaatgctgtattttttatactaaacataaacatgaaccacaagcctaatcaaacaaatgtttgaaaatgtatgctttcaaagttggacaccgagggtcatcatcttgtaactttgttaaacatctttgcaagaccaagactgtgcacatgctcagtgtggtctgggcttcttagggatagtcataaattatcaaaacagcacaagtcaaataatatctgccagaagctaatacagcaagactgattaataatcagaataggcagactgcactgggtcatgtGTGGGtccatgtaatctaatgtggatttttataatttttgttttgtttaatacaaactttctccaatttagaaccagtggctgcagcaaaataatcctccaaatagaatccaagtttatctgtttaaatctggctccatgatctttgtccgtgcagctggagttggaaacagtaaaggggatgtaaaggcaaaaataaaatccaatacaaatctctacacagtcaacgactgctctacagggaaaaaacaaagctgcttgagttcagcatggctgggaagttaggcgggggctccccctgctgttcataaagcagttagggaccatctgacaattcctatccacagcagtaaatgaagggagaatttcactgcatacagtcaggtttcttctaaaaacagtacacatttttcaattaaagtatatggagataggtttctttttcattgaagaaagtaaaaataatattttcatttttttgcctttatatgccctttaaatagGCATCCTTAGCTCATTGTTTTTTGTGCAGAGAGAACAAagagagctgccatgttgttttacTGTTCATCGGCAAAAAGACcaaaattatcatatttattgCCAGAAGGAGTGCGATTGACATTGAACCCTATGGAGATCTCAtacaaaaacatatacaaaatcATCTTAACGTGAAAGCATTTCTGAGGCTAAGTAAGAGTGCTATATCATCAGTGTGCTTGACCATTTGTGTCTTTTATACAAATGGTCTAGCATTATATATACATGGAGCAATCATCCATACCTGACTGCTGCAAAATATGCATTGAACTGAACAGCAAATCAGAAAGAATTTAGTGAGCTTGCTTACAACTCTTTCACCTGAACAGAGCACatagtcagggctggatttaaaaaCTGCATCCGAGTCGTCACCCCCTCCCTGTCCACTTCCCTGTCTGAGTCTACCTCTGTGTGCCCCCTACTTGTCACCTGTCCGGGTCCACCTCCCCTTCTTGTTTATGCATGGATACGTGCATGCGCACATATGCGCACAGTTGCGTCTGGAGCAGCACTGGGACTggtgtctccagtgctcaaattaAATCCAAATGCGGCTGGGCGGtatgccgcccctgaaattctgctgccctaggtgGTCAGGTTAATGGAtattggggaaatgtaaaaaaaaaaactattatatctgCTGCATATCCCCAGTGCTTCGGAACTAATGCAGATGTTGCTGGCCAGCATGCTGCACCTTAAatactgctgccctaggcctggggaTTTgtgtcctttccacaaatcctacCCTGGACAGCAAAGAAAAAGGCCCAAGCCCAAATTTTGGGATCCAGATTCTATGGTTGCATTACTGATTTCATTCCATCTGTACTTGCATATAAACACATGTAGATGTATTAACTATTGGTTAACTTAACCTTTACCATTCATTTGATTTCTGCTTTAGGCAAAGGCACAtacatgtggaaaagaaggaaatcCATATATGAAGGTGATTGGAAATGTGGGGAAAGAAGTGGATTTGGAACATACAGCGTGCAGGATTCTAATACTGGAGAATACATTAAGGTTTATTCAGGCTACTGGGATAATGACAAAAAACATGTAAGAATTTTTGTAATGGGGATTCCAAATAACTGATCAAGAAGAATCAAGGCATATAGGATAGTTTGCACATGTGTGCTCATTTTTTCTTGGCAATGAGCAAACTGCAGGTCAAAATCCAATTTTAGatcaaaacactaaggggcaaatttacttacctcagaagttgcgccagcgttggcttcgctgcacttcgccaggtgtagatctgccagggctgcacaaattcacaaagatccgaagttgcacaaatgttaccgatcgtttgcgaagttgcgctagtgatgttacgatcagcggttcgaagttacgctagcgatgcctaatttgcatatgcgacaATAGacttatatgtagcagcaaatacattacattacacaagcctgggaaagcttcataaaatataatagagttgttattttgccctatacatgtgcccactgtatagtttaggtgccatatgttaggaaatgtaggggggaaggagggtacctccaaaaaaatttacaatctttttcagcctatcacccttaaaaaagtaaaagacgccagcattttttgggactttttttgggaagcaagtcctatctactctattgcacttcgcctggtctgaggtggcgaagtaaagtctggtgcaagagttaacattcacgaaaatccgcaacttagtgaattagcgtagttacttcccttcgccagagcacaacttcgtctggcgtaagggcgTGAAATAGTGCTAGAGTAGgcccacttcgctagcgaatttacgccagcacccattagtaaatcggcaaagtggcaaaattacatcacgctggcgaattttcgttagcgtttgccacttcgccatttCGTAAATTTTGCCCTCAGTTACAGATTTACATATAAACCCCAGTAAATCAAATTAAGAACCACTGTTTAAAATAACAACAATCCATATCATTAGTAAAAATGCAAAAGTTCCACAGTTCATTTATCTTCACTAGACTACTTTTTGGGTAACACCTGGCCTAGATCAGTTTTATTCCTGCATCCTGAGCAAGCACTCATTAGCTCATGCTTTCCAGTGTGAATGTTTGAATTGTGACTAGGAAATGCAAACATGTTCACCAGAAAGGAGGGCCCAGGGTCTGGAatgggattcaaaacaggcccaAACAGCTATCCGccagcccactatatagtgacttctatggcatcttacaacagcccctttggtatttgccagaacccacagattgccagcctggACCTGCCCAGGACTCCAAATTTAAGCCTGGGTCCTCCAGTAAGATGCCTTTCAGTTTTAAATATCTTTCCTTATAGAATATACTTGCTTATTTTACAATGTCCCAGGCCATGCATTGTGCACCAGtttctgttagggatgcaccgaatccaggattcagtttgggattcggcctttttcagcaggatccttttgcctagaaccaaatccgaatttgcatatgtaaattaggggccggaagggaaatcatatgacttttcgtcactttttcctttcctgcccccaaTTTAATCACaatttcacgaaggattcagggattcggccgaatcccaaatagtggattcggtgcctccctagttCCTGTGGACACTGTCACACTGGGTCTGGAGGTCTGGACATGGCAACTCTATCACAGCTGCATCATATCAGCATTATCTAGCACTTGTAGCCCTCATATAGATGAATGGGTATGTGTACatgtatatgtttatgtatatacCCCTACTTGAACAATGTGTATGCAGCATAGTACATTACTTAAATACAGCATTAATTACATCATGCATAATTTATTCATTATTGGAGCAGACAATGATCAATAGAATATAACTAAGTGCAGTAGAACCACAATTTATGTTTGCCAGGGGCCTGCACCAAAAAGTATATattcctggaaaatgtaaaatctaggAATGAAAAAAACCTAGTTTGGAGTCAATATCGGGAAACTTTAAAATCCAGGCGGCAAtgtatatacaatacatacaattACATGCAAGATTACCTGTGTACCAGTAATGTGTAATTTGGTATATATGTGTGGTGTATAGTTTACAGGCTGTTAGTTTTAGTAACTTTCCCAGGGTTAAATCATCAAACAGTGCCTATTGGAATAGTCATCACTGGTTTATTTTAAATGTCCCAAACATTATACCAAATTGGAATAGAACAGAAGAACAGCAGATGTCTCAGCCAGCTGGAGCTAACTCAGCAGTAACAGGCAACGTGCAGAACAGCATTAGGAGCCATGTGTTATCGTATCTGATTCTTGTAACTGACGTAGATGCACCGCAGATACTCTATTGTTATTTGTATTATCTTTATTTCTATTTGAGAAAACCGATAAAAatcttaaatgaaaaataaataaataaaaaaaaacagtaaaggtGTATGGCAGTTAACATTTATATAGTATGGGTTCATTGCCCCAAAGATATCCTCAAGGCATGATAGGAAATATCCTCTCCTGCACTTGTGCACTTTATATGTAGTGCTCCTGTGTAATCTTGTGAAATGGACTGAGTGTGTATTTTTGTACAATTACATAATATTATACATGCCCCAATGTCAGTACAGATGGGTGGCAAGGTGTGTATGTCATTGCCCTATATGTCTGACAAATGCCTAGAGCAGTTTATTTTTGACATTGGTTAATGAAACACACAGTGAATTCAGACAGTTTGTCACCCACCAGCAGAGTGACAAAATCACAGTGTGCTCCATTaccataaattaaataaacatttttaaaagattgtCTGTGAACTTTTAAAATCTACTTTACATTCTGTATcctgctttttttctttacaggGATATGGAACTCATTTCTACTCGGCCAAGGAGTATTATGAAGGGGAGTGGAAGTGTGGAAAGAGATGTGGCTGGGGCAGAATGTACTTTGCAAATGGAGATATTTATGAAGGGGAATGGCTGGAAGATAAACACAGTGGACAGGGAATGCTATGCCTAGGTATTTCACCAATGTCTTGTACTGTATGTCTTGTATGTgtttgaaaaaggaaaagatttagggctagtccacacggggagatagccacgcgtttgcggtcgcggcgacaaagcgccgcgccagtcgccgcgaccggcgcaggcgacagttttgtatgggcgcctatgtaaaaacgcctgtgctaaccacacgaggcgatgcgcttttcaacagtcgcctgaaaaagcctggcgaggcattttcaggcgactgttgaaaagcgcatcgcctcgtgtggttagcacaggcgtttttacataggcgcccatacaaaactgtcgcctgcgccggtcgcggcgtctggcgcggcgctttgtcgccgcgaccgcaaacgcgtggctatctccccgtgtggaatagcccttaaaggaattgttcagtataaagagacttgaggggggcatatgggtcataactgttgcttttgaatctgagttgcatGCTAAggttcaattgcaaactcactgaacagttatgtcccattcaGCCCCCTTATAGTTGCTGAttagcaggaagttctgttcttttatgttagacatccagtcactccagcctttatagattacatttttggat from Xenopus laevis strain J_2021 chromosome 1S, Xenopus_laevis_v10.1, whole genome shotgun sequence harbors:
- the morn3.S gene encoding MORN repeat-containing protein 3 isoform X1, with the translated sequence MPLVKAPKKAEPIWKEWDAKAQKAGLRHSVYSVNGDEYTGEWLNNLRHGKGTYMWKRRKSIYEGDWKCGERSGFGTYSVQDSNTGEYIKVYSGYWDNDKKHGYGTHFYSAKEYYEGEWKCGKRCGWGRMYFANGDIYEGEWLEDKHSGQGMLCLANENRYEGSWKDGKKHGPGKFYYLNKGQLYEGVWVEDIPKCGTMVDFGRTEAPYPTKYPLPEVKVADPEGVLKEAQQPLFGEHE